One region of Pseudodesulfovibrio senegalensis genomic DNA includes:
- a CDS encoding dihydroorotase — protein sequence MAKKKFDLIIRRAFLKGREVDVYVSKGVIAEIRDTQTEFDPEGAEVQDAFGLTMMPSMIDVHTHLREPGFEYKEDVESGLRAAAWGGFGAILCMANTNPVNDTAATTELMLEKARRHWPDGPRLVPIGALTKELKGEELAPMAELVRAGCGAFSNDGLPVKNTDLFRKAMEYASDWGKPVIDHCEDPFMAVGCGVNEGEVSDRLGLQGQPDMAEALQVSRDVLLAEYLDMHIHLAHISCRKSLDVIRQAKARGIRVTAETCPHYLILTEDYLEDPATQYSTLAKVNPPLRPEADRLAMIEALEDGTIDFLATDHAPHAAHEKEVEFDIAPCGISGLDTAFATTWGLVRDGVISEETFNRAWVTGPAETFELPCNRFEIGDPADFFLFDPEEEWEVCAATMQSKGKNTPLAGSVLKGRVKTHFLHGKKIV from the coding sequence ATGGCAAAAAAGAAGTTCGACCTCATCATCAGGCGCGCGTTTCTCAAGGGACGCGAAGTGGACGTGTACGTTTCCAAGGGCGTCATCGCCGAGATCCGCGATACGCAGACCGAGTTTGACCCGGAAGGGGCCGAGGTGCAGGACGCCTTCGGCCTGACCATGATGCCGAGCATGATCGACGTGCACACGCATCTGCGCGAGCCGGGCTTCGAATACAAGGAAGACGTGGAATCCGGCCTGCGCGCCGCCGCATGGGGCGGATTCGGGGCCATCCTGTGCATGGCCAACACCAACCCGGTCAACGACACGGCCGCCACCACGGAACTCATGCTGGAAAAGGCCCGCCGCCATTGGCCGGACGGCCCGAGGCTGGTGCCCATCGGCGCGCTGACCAAGGAACTCAAGGGCGAAGAGCTGGCACCCATGGCCGAGCTGGTCCGGGCGGGCTGCGGCGCGTTCTCCAACGACGGCCTGCCCGTGAAGAACACGGACCTGTTCCGCAAGGCCATGGAATACGCCTCGGACTGGGGCAAGCCGGTCATCGACCATTGCGAGGACCCGTTCATGGCCGTTGGCTGCGGCGTGAACGAGGGCGAGGTCTCCGACCGTCTCGGGCTGCAGGGCCAGCCGGACATGGCCGAGGCATTGCAGGTCTCGCGGGACGTGCTCTTGGCCGAATATCTGGACATGCACATCCACCTTGCCCACATTTCCTGCCGCAAATCGCTGGACGTCATCCGTCAGGCCAAGGCGCGCGGGATCAGGGTCACGGCAGAGACCTGCCCGCACTACCTGATCCTGACCGAGGACTATCTGGAAGATCCGGCCACCCAGTACAGCACGCTGGCCAAGGTCAACCCGCCCCTGCGACCCGAGGCGGACCGGCTGGCCATGATCGAAGCGCTCGAGGACGGCACCATCGATTTTCTGGCCACGGACCACGCCCCGCACGCGGCCCACGAAAAGGAAGTGGAGTTCGACATTGCCCCCTGCGGCATTTCCGGGCTGGACACGGCCTTTGCCACCACATGGGGATTGGTGCGCGACGGCGTGATCAGCGAGGAGACCTTCAACCGCGCCTGGGTCACCGGCCCGGCCGAAACCTTCGAGCTGCCCTGCAACCGATTCGAGATCGGCGACCCCGCGGACTTTTTCCTGTTCGATCCGGAAGAGGAGTGGGAGGTCTGCGCCGCCACCATGCAATCCAAGGGCAAGAACACGCCGCTGGCCGGTTCCGTGCTCAAGGGCCGGGTGAAAACTCATTTCCTTCACGGCAAAAAGATTGTATAA